The Benincasa hispida cultivar B227 chromosome 11, ASM972705v1, whole genome shotgun sequence genome has a segment encoding these proteins:
- the LOC120090327 gene encoding chaperone protein dnaJ A6, chloroplastic-like isoform X2 — protein MVSMAIIPCGSTSIAQWGIHPQYMLRPSTNKISPMQYGRITNIAALSSSFFSRGSFSVLFDTRSSQTLHRRRGGLFVVRADNDYYSVLGVSKNASKSEIKSAYRKLARSYHPDVNKDAGAEQKFKEISNAYEVLSDDEKRSLYDKYGEAGLKGAGMGMGDFSNPFDLFESLFEGMGGMGGMGMGGRGSRSRAVDGQDEYYNLVLDFKEAVFGVEKEIEISRLESCGTCEGSGAKPGTQPTKCSTCGGQGQVVSSARTPLGVFQQVMTCSSCGGTGEISTPCNTCSGDGRVRRTKRISLKVPAGVDAGSRLRVRNEGNAGRRGGSPGDLFVIIDVMPDPVLKRDDTNILYTCKVSYIDAILGTTIKVPTVDGMVDLKIPAGTQPNTTLVMSKKGVPLLNKRNMRGDQLVRVQVEIPKKLSSDERKLIEELSDLSKGKAVSSRR, from the exons ATGGTTTCAATGGCTATTATACCTTGCGGAAGTACGTCAATTGCTCAATGGGGAATTCATCCTCAGTACATGCTAAGACCTTCGACAAATAAGATATCTCCAATGCAATATgg CAGGATTACCAACATAGCTGCATTGAGCTCAAGTTTCTTCTCTCGAGGTTCCTTCAGTGTTTTATTTGACACAAGATCCTCACAAACTTTACATCGACGAAGAGGCGGGTTGTTTGTTGTTAGAGCAGATAAT GATTATTACTCTGTCCTTGGGGTGTCCAAAAATGCCAGTAAATCTGAAATTAAAAGTG CTTATCGGAAACTTGCTCGGAGTTACCATCCGGATGTGAACAA AGATGCTGGGGCTGAACAAAAATTCAAGGAAATTAGTAATGCTTATGAA GTCTTGTCTGATGATGAGAAACGCTCACTCTACGATAAATATGGAGAGGCTGGCCTTAAAGGCGCGGGTATGGGCATGGGG GATTTCAGTAATCCTTTCGATCTCTTTGAGTCTCTATTCGAGGGCATGGGAGGCATGGGTGGTATGGGGATGGGAGGCCGAGGTTCAAGAAGTAGAGCTGTAGACGGACAAGATGAGTATTACAATCTTGTGTTGGACTTCAAGGAAGCTGTTTTTGGTGTCGAAAAGGAAATTGAGATTAGCAGATTGGAGAGCTGCGGGACTTGTGAAGGGTCTGGCGCTAAACCTGGAACCCAACCGACTAAATGTAGTACATGTGGTGGTCAAGGCCAGGTCGTCTCGTCAGCAAGGACCCCCTTAGGCGTCTTCCAGCAGGTAATGACTTGCTCTTCTTGTGGCGGAACTGGGGAAATATCCACTCCTTGCAACACATGTTCTGGGGATGGACGAGTACGGAGGACAAAGAGGATAAGTTTAAAAGTGCCAGCAGGCGTTGATGCTGGTAGTCGTCTAAGAGTTCGAAATGAAGGGAATGCAGGAAGACGAGGTGGGTCTCCTGGGgatctttttgtcattattGACGTTATGCCTGATCCCGTACTAAAACGTGATGATACCAATATCTTGTACACTTGCAAAGTTTCCTACATCGACGCCATCTTGGGCACTACCATCAAAGTTCCAACTGTAGATGGCATGGTTGATTTGAAAATCCCTGCCGGCACACAGCCAAatacaacacttgtgatgtcAAAGAAAGGAGTTCCTCTTCTAAATAAAAGGAATATGAGGGGAGATCAGTTAGTTCGTGTGCAGGTCGAAATCCCGAAAAAGTTGAGTAGTGACGAAAGGAAGTTGATCGAGGAACTGTCGGATTTAAGCAAAGGCAAAGCTGTGAGCAGTAGAAGATAG
- the LOC120091486 gene encoding BTB/POZ domain-containing protein DOT3 isoform X2, translating to MKMLESFSPPSFLKQYTLISKCGYIGRMELQSSITTQGGYDLKLENFPGGLETFETVLKYCYGLPVDLNSSNVAPLRCASEFLEMTEEFEDGNLISKTESFLTFVVLLSWKESLVVLKTCESLSPWAENLQIVRRCCDSIARKLSRENIVGDTVSEEGWWLNDITTLCIDYFTRIITAIRAKGLIKPEIIGQSIEQYARKWLPGIEMEPGLREHTQDKSDLQVSILSGRKDELGIVHSKEHKATIESLLSILPPQREAVSCKFLLQMLKMARLYSASAALISELEKRIGMVLEDANVIDILIPNCTNIDQGNLPNTQEERTMHDIEVVQRLLEYYSLFEQQQQQHRIGNSNVCKLIDNYLAELARDPNLSITKFQTLANSLSENARHCHDGLYRAIDTYLKTHPLLSEHDRRKLCKIMNCEKLSLDACVHAAQNDRLPLRTIVQVLFSEQVKMRSAMQEKEKAPSSDSDQDGNHLSTDREIKNLKTELESVKAQMAELQSDYSELQQEYEKLSNKQKNITSWGLGWKKIKNSFHTRVDGDEPAHRRPSRTSSRMSLRRRLSIT from the exons ATGAAGATGTTAGAGAGCTTCTCACCTCCATCTTTCTTGAAACAGTATACATTAATCTCAAAATGTGGCTACATAGGCAGAATGGAACTTCAATCTTCAATCACAACCCAGGGAGGATATGACCTAAAACTCGAAAACTTCCCAGGTGGATTGGAAACATTCGAAACGGTTCTCAAATACTGTTATGGTTTACCAGTAGACCTGAACTCAAGCAATGTAGCCCCATTAAGATGTGCATCAGAATTTTTGGAGATGACAGAGGAATTTGAAGATGGAAACCTTATATCCAAGACAGAGTCCTTCCTCACATTTGTAGTCCTTTTATCATGGAAAGAGTCACTGGTTGTTCTCAAAACTTGTGAGAGTCTCTCGCCATGGGCTGAAAATCTACAAATTGTGAGACGATGCTGTGACTCGATAGCTCGTAAACTCTCCAGAGAGAACATAGTAGGAGATACGGTCAGTGAGGAGGGGTGGTGGTTAAATGATATAACTACACTTTGCATAGACTATTTCACAAGAATTATAACTGCAATACGAGCCAAAGGTCTAATAAAGCCAGAGATTATAGGTCAAAGCATTGAGCAGTATGCAAGGAAGTGGTTACCAGGCATCGAAATGGAACCCGGACTCCGAGAACATACACAGGATAAAAGTGACCTACAAGTAAGTATTTTGAGTGGTAGGAAAGATGAACTGGGAATTGTACACAGCAAAGAACATAAAGCTACTATTGAAAGCCTACTAAGCATACTTCCTCCTCAAAGAGAAGCAGTTTCGTGCAAGTTCTTGTTGCAGATGCTAAAGATGGCGAGGCTGTATTCTGCATCAGCAGCTTTGATTTCAGAACTAGAGAAAAGAATAGGAATGGTGTTGGAGGATGCCAACGTGATTGATATTTTAATTCCTAACTGTACAAATATTGACCAAGGGAACTTGCCAAA TACACAAGAAGAACGCACAATGCATGACATAGAAGTAGTGCAAAGGCTCCTAGAATATTATTCACTGTTTGAACAGCAACAGCAGCAACATAGAATTGGAAATTCTAATGTTTGTAAACTCATAGACAATTACCTAGCTGAACTTGCAAGAGATCCAAATCTCTCCATCACCAAGTTTCAAACATTAGCCAACTCACTGTCAGAAAATGCAAGGCATTGTCATGATGGATTATACAGAGCCATCGACACCTACCTCAAG ACTCATCCTTTACTATCTGAGCATGATCGGAGAAAGCTATGCAAAATCATGAACTGTGAGAAACTATCACTTGATGCGTGTGTGCATGCTGCACAAAATGATCGACTGCCTCTAAGAACTATAGTTCAG GTTCTGTTCTCAGAGCAAGTGAAGATGAGGTCAGCGATGCAAGAGAAGGAGAAAGCACCTAGTAGTGACTCAGATCAAGATGGAAACCATTTATCAACAGATAGAGAGATTAAAAACCTCAAGACAGAACTTGAGAGCGTGAAGGCACAGATGGCAGAGTTGCAGAGTGACTACTCAGAACTGCAACAAGAGTATGAAAAACTAAGCAACAAGCAGAAAAATATAACAAGTTGGGGACTTGGttggaagaaaataaagaattcCTTCCACACAAGAGTTGATGGAGATGAACCTGCCCATCGGAGACCCAGCCGGACTAGTTCTCGAATGAGCTTAAGACGTAGATTATCAATCACCTGA
- the LOC120091486 gene encoding BTB/POZ domain-containing protein DOT3 isoform X1, translating into MKSLPGMPNPGSDSDGADQVHDQRIVISNKLVTKADCIDSKDQSWFITTQIPTDLTIQVQEITFNVHKYTLISKCGYIGRMELQSSITTQGGYDLKLENFPGGLETFETVLKYCYGLPVDLNSSNVAPLRCASEFLEMTEEFEDGNLISKTESFLTFVVLLSWKESLVVLKTCESLSPWAENLQIVRRCCDSIARKLSRENIVGDTVSEEGWWLNDITTLCIDYFTRIITAIRAKGLIKPEIIGQSIEQYARKWLPGIEMEPGLREHTQDKSDLQVSILSGRKDELGIVHSKEHKATIESLLSILPPQREAVSCKFLLQMLKMARLYSASAALISELEKRIGMVLEDANVIDILIPNCTNIDQGNLPNTQEERTMHDIEVVQRLLEYYSLFEQQQQQHRIGNSNVCKLIDNYLAELARDPNLSITKFQTLANSLSENARHCHDGLYRAIDTYLKTHPLLSEHDRRKLCKIMNCEKLSLDACVHAAQNDRLPLRTIVQVLFSEQVKMRSAMQEKEKAPSSDSDQDGNHLSTDREIKNLKTELESVKAQMAELQSDYSELQQEYEKLSNKQKNITSWGLGWKKIKNSFHTRVDGDEPAHRRPSRTSSRMSLRRRLSIT; encoded by the exons ATGAAGTCTCTTCCTGGAATGCCAAATCCTGGGAGCGATTCAGACGGAGCAGACCAAGTTCACGACCAGAGGATTGTGATTTCAAACAAACTTGTCACCAAAGCTGATTGCATCGACAGCAAAGATCAATCATG GTTTATCACCACTCAGATCCCAACAGATTTGACAATTCAAGTTCAAGAGATCACCTTTAATGTTCATAAG TATACATTAATCTCAAAATGTGGCTACATAGGCAGAATGGAACTTCAATCTTCAATCACAACCCAGGGAGGATATGACCTAAAACTCGAAAACTTCCCAGGTGGATTGGAAACATTCGAAACGGTTCTCAAATACTGTTATGGTTTACCAGTAGACCTGAACTCAAGCAATGTAGCCCCATTAAGATGTGCATCAGAATTTTTGGAGATGACAGAGGAATTTGAAGATGGAAACCTTATATCCAAGACAGAGTCCTTCCTCACATTTGTAGTCCTTTTATCATGGAAAGAGTCACTGGTTGTTCTCAAAACTTGTGAGAGTCTCTCGCCATGGGCTGAAAATCTACAAATTGTGAGACGATGCTGTGACTCGATAGCTCGTAAACTCTCCAGAGAGAACATAGTAGGAGATACGGTCAGTGAGGAGGGGTGGTGGTTAAATGATATAACTACACTTTGCATAGACTATTTCACAAGAATTATAACTGCAATACGAGCCAAAGGTCTAATAAAGCCAGAGATTATAGGTCAAAGCATTGAGCAGTATGCAAGGAAGTGGTTACCAGGCATCGAAATGGAACCCGGACTCCGAGAACATACACAGGATAAAAGTGACCTACAAGTAAGTATTTTGAGTGGTAGGAAAGATGAACTGGGAATTGTACACAGCAAAGAACATAAAGCTACTATTGAAAGCCTACTAAGCATACTTCCTCCTCAAAGAGAAGCAGTTTCGTGCAAGTTCTTGTTGCAGATGCTAAAGATGGCGAGGCTGTATTCTGCATCAGCAGCTTTGATTTCAGAACTAGAGAAAAGAATAGGAATGGTGTTGGAGGATGCCAACGTGATTGATATTTTAATTCCTAACTGTACAAATATTGACCAAGGGAACTTGCCAAA TACACAAGAAGAACGCACAATGCATGACATAGAAGTAGTGCAAAGGCTCCTAGAATATTATTCACTGTTTGAACAGCAACAGCAGCAACATAGAATTGGAAATTCTAATGTTTGTAAACTCATAGACAATTACCTAGCTGAACTTGCAAGAGATCCAAATCTCTCCATCACCAAGTTTCAAACATTAGCCAACTCACTGTCAGAAAATGCAAGGCATTGTCATGATGGATTATACAGAGCCATCGACACCTACCTCAAG ACTCATCCTTTACTATCTGAGCATGATCGGAGAAAGCTATGCAAAATCATGAACTGTGAGAAACTATCACTTGATGCGTGTGTGCATGCTGCACAAAATGATCGACTGCCTCTAAGAACTATAGTTCAG GTTCTGTTCTCAGAGCAAGTGAAGATGAGGTCAGCGATGCAAGAGAAGGAGAAAGCACCTAGTAGTGACTCAGATCAAGATGGAAACCATTTATCAACAGATAGAGAGATTAAAAACCTCAAGACAGAACTTGAGAGCGTGAAGGCACAGATGGCAGAGTTGCAGAGTGACTACTCAGAACTGCAACAAGAGTATGAAAAACTAAGCAACAAGCAGAAAAATATAACAAGTTGGGGACTTGGttggaagaaaataaagaattcCTTCCACACAAGAGTTGATGGAGATGAACCTGCCCATCGGAGACCCAGCCGGACTAGTTCTCGAATGAGCTTAAGACGTAGATTATCAATCACCTGA
- the LOC120090327 gene encoding chaperone protein dnaJ A6, chloroplastic-like isoform X3 produces MVSMAIIPCGSTSIAQWGIHPQYMLRPSTNKISPMQYGITNIAALSSSFFSRGSFSVLFDTRSSQTLHRRRGGLFVVRADNDYYSVLGVSKNASKSEIKSAYRKLARSYHPDVNKDAGAEQKFKEISNAYEVLSDDEKRSLYDKYGEAGLKGAGMGMGDFSNPFDLFESLFEGMGGMGGMGMGGRGSRSRAVDGQDEYYNLVLDFKEAVFGVEKEIEISRLESCGTCEGSGAKPGTQPTKCSTCGGQGQVVSSARTPLGVFQQVMTCSSCGGTGEISTPCNTCSGDGRVRRTKRISLKVPAGVDAGSRLRVRNEGNAGRRGGSPGDLFVIIDVMPDPVLKRDDTNILYTCKVSYIDAILGTTIKVPTVDGMVDLKIPAGTQPNTTLVMSKKGVPLLNKRNMRGDQLVRVQVEIPKKLSSDERKLIEELSDLSKGKAVSSRR; encoded by the exons ATGGTTTCAATGGCTATTATACCTTGCGGAAGTACGTCAATTGCTCAATGGGGAATTCATCCTCAGTACATGCTAAGACCTTCGACAAATAAGATATCTCCAATGCAATATgg GATTACCAACATAGCTGCATTGAGCTCAAGTTTCTTCTCTCGAGGTTCCTTCAGTGTTTTATTTGACACAAGATCCTCACAAACTTTACATCGACGAAGAGGCGGGTTGTTTGTTGTTAGAGCAGATAAT GATTATTACTCTGTCCTTGGGGTGTCCAAAAATGCCAGTAAATCTGAAATTAAAAGTG CTTATCGGAAACTTGCTCGGAGTTACCATCCGGATGTGAACAA AGATGCTGGGGCTGAACAAAAATTCAAGGAAATTAGTAATGCTTATGAA GTCTTGTCTGATGATGAGAAACGCTCACTCTACGATAAATATGGAGAGGCTGGCCTTAAAGGCGCGGGTATGGGCATGGGG GATTTCAGTAATCCTTTCGATCTCTTTGAGTCTCTATTCGAGGGCATGGGAGGCATGGGTGGTATGGGGATGGGAGGCCGAGGTTCAAGAAGTAGAGCTGTAGACGGACAAGATGAGTATTACAATCTTGTGTTGGACTTCAAGGAAGCTGTTTTTGGTGTCGAAAAGGAAATTGAGATTAGCAGATTGGAGAGCTGCGGGACTTGTGAAGGGTCTGGCGCTAAACCTGGAACCCAACCGACTAAATGTAGTACATGTGGTGGTCAAGGCCAGGTCGTCTCGTCAGCAAGGACCCCCTTAGGCGTCTTCCAGCAGGTAATGACTTGCTCTTCTTGTGGCGGAACTGGGGAAATATCCACTCCTTGCAACACATGTTCTGGGGATGGACGAGTACGGAGGACAAAGAGGATAAGTTTAAAAGTGCCAGCAGGCGTTGATGCTGGTAGTCGTCTAAGAGTTCGAAATGAAGGGAATGCAGGAAGACGAGGTGGGTCTCCTGGGgatctttttgtcattattGACGTTATGCCTGATCCCGTACTAAAACGTGATGATACCAATATCTTGTACACTTGCAAAGTTTCCTACATCGACGCCATCTTGGGCACTACCATCAAAGTTCCAACTGTAGATGGCATGGTTGATTTGAAAATCCCTGCCGGCACACAGCCAAatacaacacttgtgatgtcAAAGAAAGGAGTTCCTCTTCTAAATAAAAGGAATATGAGGGGAGATCAGTTAGTTCGTGTGCAGGTCGAAATCCCGAAAAAGTTGAGTAGTGACGAAAGGAAGTTGATCGAGGAACTGTCGGATTTAAGCAAAGGCAAAGCTGTGAGCAGTAGAAGATAG
- the LOC120091488 gene encoding uncharacterized protein LOC120091488: MGSRLGRRVVHFANLPIKLLMPTSFTNITEIALKTIPSASKIEIKRVLESLYGFEVDKVRTLNMEGKKKKRGGLLIAKPDYKKAYVTLRNPLSISPDVYPIRIIEEDKKNMNKQSKSSIVEEGEAKRHWLHEKEPVGLKTYKGFADRGRRLIGGAETVELSTKFPWSSMRSGR; encoded by the coding sequence ATGGGAAGCAGACTCGGGAGAAGAGTTGTTCACTTCGCAAATCTTCCAATCAAGCTTCTTATGCCTACATCCTTCACCAACATCACTGAAATTGCTCTTAAAACCATTCCTTCTGCTTCCAAAATCGAAATCAAGCGCGTCCTTGAGAGCCTTTACGGCTTTGAGGTCGATAAAGTTCGAACTCTCAACATGgaggggaagaaaaagaagcgCGGAGGGCTTTTGATTGCAAAGCCTGATTACAAGAAGGCTTACGTTACTCTCAGGAATCCCTTGTCAATCTCTCCGGACGTGTATCCGATCCGGATTATAGAGGAGGACAAGAAGAATATGAATAAACAGTCTAAGTCCAGCATTGTTGAGGAGGGCGAGGCCAAGAGGCATTGGCTGCATGAGAAAGAGCCTGTAGGATTAAAAACTTACAAGGGTTTTGCTGATAGAGGCCGCCGACTAATTGGAGGTGCTGAAACTGTTGAACTATCGACTAAGTTTCCTTGGAGTAGCATGAGGTCTGGTAGGTAG
- the LOC120090327 gene encoding chaperone protein dnaJ A6, chloroplastic-like isoform X1, whose amino-acid sequence MVSMAIIPCGSTSIAQWGIHPQYMLRPSTNKISPMQYGVPSRITNIAALSSSFFSRGSFSVLFDTRSSQTLHRRRGGLFVVRADNDYYSVLGVSKNASKSEIKSAYRKLARSYHPDVNKDAGAEQKFKEISNAYEVLSDDEKRSLYDKYGEAGLKGAGMGMGDFSNPFDLFESLFEGMGGMGGMGMGGRGSRSRAVDGQDEYYNLVLDFKEAVFGVEKEIEISRLESCGTCEGSGAKPGTQPTKCSTCGGQGQVVSSARTPLGVFQQVMTCSSCGGTGEISTPCNTCSGDGRVRRTKRISLKVPAGVDAGSRLRVRNEGNAGRRGGSPGDLFVIIDVMPDPVLKRDDTNILYTCKVSYIDAILGTTIKVPTVDGMVDLKIPAGTQPNTTLVMSKKGVPLLNKRNMRGDQLVRVQVEIPKKLSSDERKLIEELSDLSKGKAVSSRR is encoded by the exons ATGGTTTCAATGGCTATTATACCTTGCGGAAGTACGTCAATTGCTCAATGGGGAATTCATCCTCAGTACATGCTAAGACCTTCGACAAATAAGATATCTCCAATGCAATATgg TGTCCCCAGCAGGATTACCAACATAGCTGCATTGAGCTCAAGTTTCTTCTCTCGAGGTTCCTTCAGTGTTTTATTTGACACAAGATCCTCACAAACTTTACATCGACGAAGAGGCGGGTTGTTTGTTGTTAGAGCAGATAAT GATTATTACTCTGTCCTTGGGGTGTCCAAAAATGCCAGTAAATCTGAAATTAAAAGTG CTTATCGGAAACTTGCTCGGAGTTACCATCCGGATGTGAACAA AGATGCTGGGGCTGAACAAAAATTCAAGGAAATTAGTAATGCTTATGAA GTCTTGTCTGATGATGAGAAACGCTCACTCTACGATAAATATGGAGAGGCTGGCCTTAAAGGCGCGGGTATGGGCATGGGG GATTTCAGTAATCCTTTCGATCTCTTTGAGTCTCTATTCGAGGGCATGGGAGGCATGGGTGGTATGGGGATGGGAGGCCGAGGTTCAAGAAGTAGAGCTGTAGACGGACAAGATGAGTATTACAATCTTGTGTTGGACTTCAAGGAAGCTGTTTTTGGTGTCGAAAAGGAAATTGAGATTAGCAGATTGGAGAGCTGCGGGACTTGTGAAGGGTCTGGCGCTAAACCTGGAACCCAACCGACTAAATGTAGTACATGTGGTGGTCAAGGCCAGGTCGTCTCGTCAGCAAGGACCCCCTTAGGCGTCTTCCAGCAGGTAATGACTTGCTCTTCTTGTGGCGGAACTGGGGAAATATCCACTCCTTGCAACACATGTTCTGGGGATGGACGAGTACGGAGGACAAAGAGGATAAGTTTAAAAGTGCCAGCAGGCGTTGATGCTGGTAGTCGTCTAAGAGTTCGAAATGAAGGGAATGCAGGAAGACGAGGTGGGTCTCCTGGGgatctttttgtcattattGACGTTATGCCTGATCCCGTACTAAAACGTGATGATACCAATATCTTGTACACTTGCAAAGTTTCCTACATCGACGCCATCTTGGGCACTACCATCAAAGTTCCAACTGTAGATGGCATGGTTGATTTGAAAATCCCTGCCGGCACACAGCCAAatacaacacttgtgatgtcAAAGAAAGGAGTTCCTCTTCTAAATAAAAGGAATATGAGGGGAGATCAGTTAGTTCGTGTGCAGGTCGAAATCCCGAAAAAGTTGAGTAGTGACGAAAGGAAGTTGATCGAGGAACTGTCGGATTTAAGCAAAGGCAAAGCTGTGAGCAGTAGAAGATAG
- the LOC120091486 gene encoding BTB/POZ domain-containing protein DOT3 isoform X3: MKSLPGMPNPGSDSDGADQVHDQRIVISNKLVTKADCIDSKDQSWFITTQIPTDLTIQVQEITFNVHKYTLISKCGYIGRMELQSSITTQGGYDLKLENFPGGLETFETVLKYCYGLPVDLNSSNVAPLRCASEFLEMTEEFEDGNLISKTESFLTFVVLLSWKESLVVLKTCESLSPWAENLQIVRRCCDSIARKLSRENIVGDTVSEEGWWLNDITTLCIDYFTRIITAIRAKGLIKPEIIGQSIEQYARKWLPGIEMEPGLREHTQDKSDLQVSILSGRKDELGIVHSKEHKATIESLLSILPPQREAVSCKFLLQMLKMARLYSASAALISELEKRIGMVLEDANVIDILIPNCTNIDQGNLPNTQEERTMHDIEVVQRLLEYYSLFEQQQQQHRIGNSNVCKLIDNYLAELARDPNLSITKFQTLANSLSENARHCHDGLYRAIDTYLKTHPLLSEHDRRKLCKIMNCEKLSLDACVHAAQNDRLPLRTIVQINMQVLFSEQVKMRSAMQEKEKAPSSDSDQDGNHLSTDREIKNLKTELESVKAQMAELQSDYSELQQEYEKLSNKQKNITSWGLGWKKIKNSFHTRVDGDEPAHRRPSRTSSRMSLRRRLSIT; this comes from the exons ATGAAGTCTCTTCCTGGAATGCCAAATCCTGGGAGCGATTCAGACGGAGCAGACCAAGTTCACGACCAGAGGATTGTGATTTCAAACAAACTTGTCACCAAAGCTGATTGCATCGACAGCAAAGATCAATCATG GTTTATCACCACTCAGATCCCAACAGATTTGACAATTCAAGTTCAAGAGATCACCTTTAATGTTCATAAG TATACATTAATCTCAAAATGTGGCTACATAGGCAGAATGGAACTTCAATCTTCAATCACAACCCAGGGAGGATATGACCTAAAACTCGAAAACTTCCCAGGTGGATTGGAAACATTCGAAACGGTTCTCAAATACTGTTATGGTTTACCAGTAGACCTGAACTCAAGCAATGTAGCCCCATTAAGATGTGCATCAGAATTTTTGGAGATGACAGAGGAATTTGAAGATGGAAACCTTATATCCAAGACAGAGTCCTTCCTCACATTTGTAGTCCTTTTATCATGGAAAGAGTCACTGGTTGTTCTCAAAACTTGTGAGAGTCTCTCGCCATGGGCTGAAAATCTACAAATTGTGAGACGATGCTGTGACTCGATAGCTCGTAAACTCTCCAGAGAGAACATAGTAGGAGATACGGTCAGTGAGGAGGGGTGGTGGTTAAATGATATAACTACACTTTGCATAGACTATTTCACAAGAATTATAACTGCAATACGAGCCAAAGGTCTAATAAAGCCAGAGATTATAGGTCAAAGCATTGAGCAGTATGCAAGGAAGTGGTTACCAGGCATCGAAATGGAACCCGGACTCCGAGAACATACACAGGATAAAAGTGACCTACAAGTAAGTATTTTGAGTGGTAGGAAAGATGAACTGGGAATTGTACACAGCAAAGAACATAAAGCTACTATTGAAAGCCTACTAAGCATACTTCCTCCTCAAAGAGAAGCAGTTTCGTGCAAGTTCTTGTTGCAGATGCTAAAGATGGCGAGGCTGTATTCTGCATCAGCAGCTTTGATTTCAGAACTAGAGAAAAGAATAGGAATGGTGTTGGAGGATGCCAACGTGATTGATATTTTAATTCCTAACTGTACAAATATTGACCAAGGGAACTTGCCAAA TACACAAGAAGAACGCACAATGCATGACATAGAAGTAGTGCAAAGGCTCCTAGAATATTATTCACTGTTTGAACAGCAACAGCAGCAACATAGAATTGGAAATTCTAATGTTTGTAAACTCATAGACAATTACCTAGCTGAACTTGCAAGAGATCCAAATCTCTCCATCACCAAGTTTCAAACATTAGCCAACTCACTGTCAGAAAATGCAAGGCATTGTCATGATGGATTATACAGAGCCATCGACACCTACCTCAAG ACTCATCCTTTACTATCTGAGCATGATCGGAGAAAGCTATGCAAAATCATGAACTGTGAGAAACTATCACTTGATGCGTGTGTGCATGCTGCACAAAATGATCGACTGCCTCTAAGAACTATAGTTCAG ATT AATATGCAGGTTCTGTTCTCAGAGCAAGTGAAGATGAGGTCAGCGATGCAAGAGAAGGAGAAAGCACCTAGTAGTGACTCAGATCAAGATGGAAACCATTTATCAACAGATAGAGAGATTAAAAACCTCAAGACAGAACTTGAGAGCGTGAAGGCACAGATGGCAGAGTTGCAGAGTGACTACTCAGAACTGCAACAAGAGTATGAAAAACTAAGCAACAAGCAGAAAAATATAACAAGTTGGGGACTTGGttggaagaaaataaagaattcCTTCCACACAAGAGTTGATGGAGATGAACCTGCCCATCGGAGACCCAGCCGGACTAGTTCTCGAATGAGCTTAAGACGTAGATTATCAATCACCTGA